One part of the Magallana gigas chromosome 5, xbMagGiga1.1, whole genome shotgun sequence genome encodes these proteins:
- the LOC105327367 gene encoding vinculin isoform X5, translating to MPVFHTKTIESILEPVAQQVSRLVILHEEAEDGNAMPDLARPVQTVKLAVDNLVKVGYDTINSSEDQILKQDMPPALNRVEEASLLLLQASEMLRADPYSAPARKKLIEGSRGILQGTSSLLLAFDESEVRKIIRVCKNVLEYLAITEVVERMEDLVTYVRNLTPVLTRMTKEVDAREKELTHQVHREMLVRSLEQVKNLTPVLISGIKTFITVKDSGKNPQDTQANRDYLVRKMSDEIHEIIRVLQLTTYDEEEWDADDITVMKKAQSGIEQKMKQATDWLQDPAALIGSLGDKALHQVLDDARKIAERCTNPADRDQILKTVGDIESMVDALCELRQLGKGDSPQAMSLAREIQKKLGDLQNMTNVAIANTERSGIRRPAPTVDGKVEQARTWLANPGMDDKGLGEQATRLVVSEGRKIANSCPEPMRKELLRLCDETEILTNQLADLIRNGQGNSPQARAIANHLSEKLFQLKNKIKEALINQVAEDFIDISTPLKHLSEASIVPIGTPGRDQNFAEKSQNFEGHANKLADTAKMVATAGGCRNKKTVEEIFKTSAQVDDLTPQVTTAAKIVFQDPGNQAAQEHFDLMKKRWMDNMERLRGLVDEAVDSSALIKAEEEGIMRDTERVEDAIQMKDPPRIGAHASNIARRANRVLQVAQQEAENSEDPKYVDHVNQAASNLRATIAPMVQGAKGVSMNPADTNAQQNWRKANQTLIDAVRDVRGAVTVDAGVDQFPPPPPPDLSELKISDLYGPPRWEPITPSRARPQAAPVPVSPRPPRAPVFSPHSDPHFRNVNTRVPDQFADGPIMYQPQATLHQDPLYQGQSCAPLVPPPPVPPPPQEYGFYGRDGGAPPRPPLPNDNATPPRPPPPETDDEDEAAFPTPQANQPIMMAAHALHMEAKQWSSKDNDIIAAAKKMALLMAKLSQLVRGEGGSKKDLIATAKSIAESSEEVTRLAKKLAAECTDKQMRKNLLQVCERIPTIGTQLKILSTVKATMLGAQGSKEDQEATEMLVGNAQNLMQAVKETVRAAEAASIKIRVDSGYTIRWLRRRPWYTS from the exons GTTGGATATGACACAATTAACAGCAGTGAGGACCAGATTCTTAAGCAGGATATGCCCCCCGCCCTCAATCGTGTGGAGGAGGCGTCCCTGCTGCTCCTCCAGGCCTCGGAGATGTTGAGGGCAGACCCTTACTCCGCCCCCGCCAGGAAGAAGCTCATTGAGGGCTCCAGAG GCATCCTCCAAGGGACCTCCTCCCTGTTGTTGGCCTTTGATGAGTCTGAGGTCAGGAAGATCATCCGTGTGTGTAAGAATGTGCTGGAGTACCTGGCCATTACAGAGGTGGTGGAGAGGATGGAAGATCTGGTCACCTATGTCAGG AACCTGACCCCAGTACTGACCCGCATGACAAAGGAAGTGGACGCAAGGGAGAAGGAGCTGACCCACCAGGTTCACCGGGAGATGCTGGTCCGGTCCCTGGAACAGGTGAAAAACCTCACACCTGTACTGATCAGTGGCATTAAGACCTTCATCACGGTCAAGGACTCAG GTAAGAACCCCCAGGACACTCAGGCCAACAGAGATTACCTGGTGAGGAAGATGTCGGATGAAATCCATGAGATAATCCGTGTGCTACAGCTGACAACGTACGACGAGGAGGAATGGGACGCTGATGACATCACCGTCATGAAGAAGGCCCAG AGTGGTATTGAACAGAAGATGAAGCAGGCCACTGATTGGCTACAAGATCCAGCCGCTCTGATTGGTAGTTTGG GAGATAAAGCCCTTCACCAGGTGTTGGACGATGCCAGGAAGATCGCAGAAAGATGTACCAACCCAGCCGACCGGGATCAAATCCTAAAGACAGTGGGAGACATTGAGTCTATGGTGGATGCCCTGTGTGAGCTGAGACAACTTGGAAAG GGGGATTCCCCACAAGCCATGTCCTTGGCCCGAGAAATCCAGAAGAAGCTGGGAGATCTCCAGAACATGACCAATGTAGCCATTGCCAACACGGAGCGGAGTGGGATCCGTCGCCCTGCTCCCACAGTGGACGGCAAAGTAGAACAGGCCCGGACATGGCTGGCCAACCCTGGGATGGACGACAAAGGACTAG GTGAGCAGGCCACTCGTCTGGTCGTGTCGGAGGGGAGGAAGATCGCCAACTCTTGTCCCGAGCCCATGAGGAAGGAACTATTACGTTTGTGTGACGAGACTGAGATACTGACCAATCAGCTGGCAGATCTCATTAGGAATGGGCAG GGAAATTCGCCTCAAGCCCGAGCCATAGCCAATCATTTGTCAGAGAAGCTGTTCcagttgaaaaataaaatcaaagaggCCCTCATTAACCAG GTGGCTGAGGATTTCATCGACATCTCTACTCCTCTTAAACATCTCAGTGAGGCATCCATTGTTCCTATCG GTACTCCAGGTAGAGACCAGAACTTTGCAGAAAAATCTCAGAATTTTGAGGGACATGCAAATAAACTTGCTGACACAGCAAAAATGGTGGCCACTGCTGGAGGATGTCGCAACAAGAAAACGGTCGAGGAGATCTTCAAAACCTCGGCTCAG GTGGATGACCTGACCCCCCAGGTAACCACGGCAGCCAAGATTGTGTTCCAGGACCCCGGGAACCAGGCCGCCCAGGAGCACTTTGACCTGATGAAGAAGCGCTGGATGGACAACATGGAGAGACTGCGGGGACTGGTGGACGAGGCGGTCGACTCATCGGCCCTCATCAAGGCCGAGG AGGAGGGGATTATGCGGGACACAGAGAGAGTGGAGGATGCCATACAGATGAAGGATCCCCCTCGTATTGGGGCCCATGCCTCTAACATCGCGCGGCGGGCAAACCGCGTCCTGCAGGTGGCACAACAGGAGGCGGAGAACAGCGAGGACCCTAAATACGTGGACCATGTCAACCAGGCAGCCTCTAATCTACGCGCAA CCATTGCCCCAATGGTACAAGGAGCCAAAGGAGTCTCCATGAATCCAGCAGACACAAACGCCCAGCAGAACTGGAGGAAAGCCAATCAAACT CTGATCGATGCTGTACGTGATGTGAGGGGAGCGGTTACCGTGGATGCTGGAGTTGACCAGTttcccccaccccctcccccagaCCTGTCCGAACTCAAAATATCAG ACTTGTACGGCCCCCCTCGGTGGGAGCCGATCACCCCCAGCCGAGCCCGGCCTCAGGCTGCGCCTGTCCCGGTCAGTCCGCGACCCCCCAGGGCTCCAGTCTTCTCCCCCCACAGTGACCCCCACTTTAGAAATGTGAACACTAGAG TGCCGGACCAGTTCGCTGACGGACCTATCATGTACCAGCCCCAAG CGACCCTACATCAGGACCCCCTATACCAGGGACAGTCCTGTGCTCCGTTGGTGCCCCCACCCCCCGTACCCCCGCCCCCACAGGAGTACGGGTTCTATGGCAGAG ATGGTGGAGCTCCACCCAGACCTCCACTCCCCAATGACAATGCCACACCCCCCAGACCCCCACCCCCAGAGACGGACGATGAGGATGAGGCAGCCTTCCCAACCCCCCAGGCGAACCAGCCAATCATG ATGGCAGCCCATGCTCTCCACATGGAGGCCAAGCAGTGGTCCAGTAAGGACAATGACATCATTGCTGCTGCCAAAAAAATGGCCTTACTGATGGCCAAGCTCAGTCAGCTAGTCAG AGGAGAGGGAGGAAGTAAGAAGGACCTTATCGCTACGGCTAAATCCATCGCAGAGTCCTCAGAGGAAGTGACACGACTGGCCAAGAAACTGGCCGCGGAATGTACGGACAAACAGATGAGGAAG AATCTCTTACAAGTGTGTGAGCGGATCCCAACCATTGGCACACAGCTGAAGATCCTGTCTACAGTCAAGGCCACCATGTTAGGAGCCCAGG GTTCTAAAGAGGACCAGGAAGCGACGGAGATGTTGGTGGGAAATGCCCAGAACCTGATGCAGGCCGTCAAAGAGACGGTGCGAGCGGCAGAGGCAGCCTCCATCAAAATCCGCGTGGATTCTGGCTACACAATCCGCTGGCTCAGACGCAGACCCTGGTACACCTCGTGA
- the LOC105327367 gene encoding vinculin isoform X6 — MPVFHTKTIESILEPVAQQVSRLVILHEEAEDGNAMPDLARPVQTVKLAVDNLVKVGYDTINSSEDQILKQDMPPALNRVEEASLLLLQASEMLRADPYSAPARKKLIEGSRGILQGTSSLLLAFDESEVRKIIRVCKNVLEYLAITEVVERMEDLVTYVRNLTPVLTRMTKEVDAREKELTHQVHREMLVRSLEQVKNLTPVLISGIKTFITVKDSGKNPQDTQANRDYLVRKMSDEIHEIIRVLQLTTYDEEEWDADDITVMKKAQSGIEQKMKQATDWLQDPAALIGSLGDKALHQVLDDARKIAERCTNPADRDQILKTVGDIESMVDALCELRQLGKGDSPQAMSLAREIQKKLGDLQNMTNVAIANTERSGIRRPAPTVDGKVEQARTWLANPGMDDKGLGEQATRLVVSEGRKIANSCPEPMRKELLRLCDETEILTNQLADLIRNGQGNSPQARAIANHLSEKLFQLKNKIKEALINQVAEDFIDISTPLKHLSEASIVPIGTPGRDQNFAEKSQNFEGHANKLADTAKMVATAGGCRNKKTVEEIFKTSAQVDDLTPQVTTAAKIVFQDPGNQAAQEHFDLMKKRWMDNMERLRGLVDEAVDSSALIKAEEEGIMRDTERVEDAIQMKDPPRIGAHASNIARRANRVLQVAQQEAENSEDPKYVDHVNQAASNLRATIAPMVQGAKGVSMNPADTNAQQNWRKANQTLIDAVRDVRGAVTVDAGVDQFPPPPPPDLSELKISDLYGPPRWEPITPSRARPQAAPVPVSPRPPRAPVFSPHSDPHFRNVNTRVPDQFADGPIMYQPQDGGAPPRPPLPNDNATPPRPPPPETDDEDEAAFPTPQANQPIMMAAHALHMEAKQWSSKDNDIIAAAKKMALLMAKLSQLVRIPFDFKGLNSVLGLKESPILGGEGGSKKDLIATAKSIAESSEEVTRLAKKLAAECTDKQMRKNLLQVCERIPTIGTQLKILSTVKATMLGAQEPIPAPDGSEIECGSKEDQEATEMLVGNAQNLMQAVKETVRAAEAASIKIRVDSGYTIRWLRRRPWYTS; from the exons GTTGGATATGACACAATTAACAGCAGTGAGGACCAGATTCTTAAGCAGGATATGCCCCCCGCCCTCAATCGTGTGGAGGAGGCGTCCCTGCTGCTCCTCCAGGCCTCGGAGATGTTGAGGGCAGACCCTTACTCCGCCCCCGCCAGGAAGAAGCTCATTGAGGGCTCCAGAG GCATCCTCCAAGGGACCTCCTCCCTGTTGTTGGCCTTTGATGAGTCTGAGGTCAGGAAGATCATCCGTGTGTGTAAGAATGTGCTGGAGTACCTGGCCATTACAGAGGTGGTGGAGAGGATGGAAGATCTGGTCACCTATGTCAGG AACCTGACCCCAGTACTGACCCGCATGACAAAGGAAGTGGACGCAAGGGAGAAGGAGCTGACCCACCAGGTTCACCGGGAGATGCTGGTCCGGTCCCTGGAACAGGTGAAAAACCTCACACCTGTACTGATCAGTGGCATTAAGACCTTCATCACGGTCAAGGACTCAG GTAAGAACCCCCAGGACACTCAGGCCAACAGAGATTACCTGGTGAGGAAGATGTCGGATGAAATCCATGAGATAATCCGTGTGCTACAGCTGACAACGTACGACGAGGAGGAATGGGACGCTGATGACATCACCGTCATGAAGAAGGCCCAG AGTGGTATTGAACAGAAGATGAAGCAGGCCACTGATTGGCTACAAGATCCAGCCGCTCTGATTGGTAGTTTGG GAGATAAAGCCCTTCACCAGGTGTTGGACGATGCCAGGAAGATCGCAGAAAGATGTACCAACCCAGCCGACCGGGATCAAATCCTAAAGACAGTGGGAGACATTGAGTCTATGGTGGATGCCCTGTGTGAGCTGAGACAACTTGGAAAG GGGGATTCCCCACAAGCCATGTCCTTGGCCCGAGAAATCCAGAAGAAGCTGGGAGATCTCCAGAACATGACCAATGTAGCCATTGCCAACACGGAGCGGAGTGGGATCCGTCGCCCTGCTCCCACAGTGGACGGCAAAGTAGAACAGGCCCGGACATGGCTGGCCAACCCTGGGATGGACGACAAAGGACTAG GTGAGCAGGCCACTCGTCTGGTCGTGTCGGAGGGGAGGAAGATCGCCAACTCTTGTCCCGAGCCCATGAGGAAGGAACTATTACGTTTGTGTGACGAGACTGAGATACTGACCAATCAGCTGGCAGATCTCATTAGGAATGGGCAG GGAAATTCGCCTCAAGCCCGAGCCATAGCCAATCATTTGTCAGAGAAGCTGTTCcagttgaaaaataaaatcaaagaggCCCTCATTAACCAG GTGGCTGAGGATTTCATCGACATCTCTACTCCTCTTAAACATCTCAGTGAGGCATCCATTGTTCCTATCG GTACTCCAGGTAGAGACCAGAACTTTGCAGAAAAATCTCAGAATTTTGAGGGACATGCAAATAAACTTGCTGACACAGCAAAAATGGTGGCCACTGCTGGAGGATGTCGCAACAAGAAAACGGTCGAGGAGATCTTCAAAACCTCGGCTCAG GTGGATGACCTGACCCCCCAGGTAACCACGGCAGCCAAGATTGTGTTCCAGGACCCCGGGAACCAGGCCGCCCAGGAGCACTTTGACCTGATGAAGAAGCGCTGGATGGACAACATGGAGAGACTGCGGGGACTGGTGGACGAGGCGGTCGACTCATCGGCCCTCATCAAGGCCGAGG AGGAGGGGATTATGCGGGACACAGAGAGAGTGGAGGATGCCATACAGATGAAGGATCCCCCTCGTATTGGGGCCCATGCCTCTAACATCGCGCGGCGGGCAAACCGCGTCCTGCAGGTGGCACAACAGGAGGCGGAGAACAGCGAGGACCCTAAATACGTGGACCATGTCAACCAGGCAGCCTCTAATCTACGCGCAA CCATTGCCCCAATGGTACAAGGAGCCAAAGGAGTCTCCATGAATCCAGCAGACACAAACGCCCAGCAGAACTGGAGGAAAGCCAATCAAACT CTGATCGATGCTGTACGTGATGTGAGGGGAGCGGTTACCGTGGATGCTGGAGTTGACCAGTttcccccaccccctcccccagaCCTGTCCGAACTCAAAATATCAG ACTTGTACGGCCCCCCTCGGTGGGAGCCGATCACCCCCAGCCGAGCCCGGCCTCAGGCTGCGCCTGTCCCGGTCAGTCCGCGACCCCCCAGGGCTCCAGTCTTCTCCCCCCACAGTGACCCCCACTTTAGAAATGTGAACACTAGAG TGCCGGACCAGTTCGCTGACGGACCTATCATGTACCAGCCCCAAG ATGGTGGAGCTCCACCCAGACCTCCACTCCCCAATGACAATGCCACACCCCCCAGACCCCCACCCCCAGAGACGGACGATGAGGATGAGGCAGCCTTCCCAACCCCCCAGGCGAACCAGCCAATCATG ATGGCAGCCCATGCTCTCCACATGGAGGCCAAGCAGTGGTCCAGTAAGGACAATGACATCATTGCTGCTGCCAAAAAAATGGCCTTACTGATGGCCAAGCTCAGTCAGCTAGTCAG GATTCCGTTCGATTTCAAGGGCCTCAACTCAGTGCTGGGTCTGAAGGAATCGCCCATACTTGG AGGAGAGGGAGGAAGTAAGAAGGACCTTATCGCTACGGCTAAATCCATCGCAGAGTCCTCAGAGGAAGTGACACGACTGGCCAAGAAACTGGCCGCGGAATGTACGGACAAACAGATGAGGAAG AATCTCTTACAAGTGTGTGAGCGGATCCCAACCATTGGCACACAGCTGAAGATCCTGTCTACAGTCAAGGCCACCATGTTAGGAGCCCAGG AGCCTATACCAGCCCCAGACGGCAGCGAGATAGAGTGTG GTTCTAAAGAGGACCAGGAAGCGACGGAGATGTTGGTGGGAAATGCCCAGAACCTGATGCAGGCCGTCAAAGAGACGGTGCGAGCGGCAGAGGCAGCCTCCATCAAAATCCGCGTGGATTCTGGCTACACAATCCGCTGGCTCAGACGCAGACCCTGGTACACCTCGTGA
- the LOC105327367 gene encoding vinculin isoform X11, with product MPVFHTKTIESILEPVAQQVSRLVILHEEAEDGNAMPDLARPVQTVKLAVDNLVKVGYDTINSSEDQILKQDMPPALNRVEEASLLLLQASEMLRADPYSAPARKKLIEGSRGILQGTSSLLLAFDESEVRKIIRVCKNVLEYLAITEVVERMEDLVTYVRNLTPVLTRMTKEVDAREKELTHQVHREMLVRSLEQVKNLTPVLISGIKTFITVKDSGKNPQDTQANRDYLVRKMSDEIHEIIRVLQLTTYDEEEWDADDITVMKKAQSGIEQKMKQATDWLQDPAALIGSLGDKALHQVLDDARKIAERCTNPADRDQILKTVGDIESMVDALCELRQLGKGDSPQAMSLAREIQKKLGDLQNMTNVAIANTERSGIRRPAPTVDGKVEQARTWLANPGMDDKGLGEQATRLVVSEGRKIANSCPEPMRKELLRLCDETEILTNQLADLIRNGQGNSPQARAIANHLSEKLFQLKNKIKEALINQVAEDFIDISTPLKHLSEASIVPIGTPGRDQNFAEKSQNFEGHANKLADTAKMVATAGGCRNKKTVEEIFKTSAQVDDLTPQVTTAAKIVFQDPGNQAAQEHFDLMKKRWMDNMERLRGLVDEAVDSSALIKAEEEGIMRDTERVEDAIQMKDPPRIGAHASNIARRANRVLQVAQQEAENSEDPKYVDHVNQAASNLRATIAPMVQGAKGVSMNPADTNAQQNWRKANQTLIDAVRDVRGAVTVDAGVDQFPPPPPPDLSELKISDSEPEPPEETPPAYGGAPPRPPLPNDNATPPRPPPPETDDEDEAAFPTPQANQPIMMAAHALHMEAKQWSSKDNDIIAAAKKMALLMAKLSQLVRIPFDFKGLNSVLGLKESPILGGEGGSKKDLIATAKSIAESSEEVTRLAKKLAAECTDKQMRKNLLQVCERIPTIGTQLKILSTVKATMLGAQEPIPAPDGSEIECGSKEDQEATEMLVGNAQNLMQAVKETVRAAEAASIKIRVDSGYTIRWLRRRPWYTS from the exons GTTGGATATGACACAATTAACAGCAGTGAGGACCAGATTCTTAAGCAGGATATGCCCCCCGCCCTCAATCGTGTGGAGGAGGCGTCCCTGCTGCTCCTCCAGGCCTCGGAGATGTTGAGGGCAGACCCTTACTCCGCCCCCGCCAGGAAGAAGCTCATTGAGGGCTCCAGAG GCATCCTCCAAGGGACCTCCTCCCTGTTGTTGGCCTTTGATGAGTCTGAGGTCAGGAAGATCATCCGTGTGTGTAAGAATGTGCTGGAGTACCTGGCCATTACAGAGGTGGTGGAGAGGATGGAAGATCTGGTCACCTATGTCAGG AACCTGACCCCAGTACTGACCCGCATGACAAAGGAAGTGGACGCAAGGGAGAAGGAGCTGACCCACCAGGTTCACCGGGAGATGCTGGTCCGGTCCCTGGAACAGGTGAAAAACCTCACACCTGTACTGATCAGTGGCATTAAGACCTTCATCACGGTCAAGGACTCAG GTAAGAACCCCCAGGACACTCAGGCCAACAGAGATTACCTGGTGAGGAAGATGTCGGATGAAATCCATGAGATAATCCGTGTGCTACAGCTGACAACGTACGACGAGGAGGAATGGGACGCTGATGACATCACCGTCATGAAGAAGGCCCAG AGTGGTATTGAACAGAAGATGAAGCAGGCCACTGATTGGCTACAAGATCCAGCCGCTCTGATTGGTAGTTTGG GAGATAAAGCCCTTCACCAGGTGTTGGACGATGCCAGGAAGATCGCAGAAAGATGTACCAACCCAGCCGACCGGGATCAAATCCTAAAGACAGTGGGAGACATTGAGTCTATGGTGGATGCCCTGTGTGAGCTGAGACAACTTGGAAAG GGGGATTCCCCACAAGCCATGTCCTTGGCCCGAGAAATCCAGAAGAAGCTGGGAGATCTCCAGAACATGACCAATGTAGCCATTGCCAACACGGAGCGGAGTGGGATCCGTCGCCCTGCTCCCACAGTGGACGGCAAAGTAGAACAGGCCCGGACATGGCTGGCCAACCCTGGGATGGACGACAAAGGACTAG GTGAGCAGGCCACTCGTCTGGTCGTGTCGGAGGGGAGGAAGATCGCCAACTCTTGTCCCGAGCCCATGAGGAAGGAACTATTACGTTTGTGTGACGAGACTGAGATACTGACCAATCAGCTGGCAGATCTCATTAGGAATGGGCAG GGAAATTCGCCTCAAGCCCGAGCCATAGCCAATCATTTGTCAGAGAAGCTGTTCcagttgaaaaataaaatcaaagaggCCCTCATTAACCAG GTGGCTGAGGATTTCATCGACATCTCTACTCCTCTTAAACATCTCAGTGAGGCATCCATTGTTCCTATCG GTACTCCAGGTAGAGACCAGAACTTTGCAGAAAAATCTCAGAATTTTGAGGGACATGCAAATAAACTTGCTGACACAGCAAAAATGGTGGCCACTGCTGGAGGATGTCGCAACAAGAAAACGGTCGAGGAGATCTTCAAAACCTCGGCTCAG GTGGATGACCTGACCCCCCAGGTAACCACGGCAGCCAAGATTGTGTTCCAGGACCCCGGGAACCAGGCCGCCCAGGAGCACTTTGACCTGATGAAGAAGCGCTGGATGGACAACATGGAGAGACTGCGGGGACTGGTGGACGAGGCGGTCGACTCATCGGCCCTCATCAAGGCCGAGG AGGAGGGGATTATGCGGGACACAGAGAGAGTGGAGGATGCCATACAGATGAAGGATCCCCCTCGTATTGGGGCCCATGCCTCTAACATCGCGCGGCGGGCAAACCGCGTCCTGCAGGTGGCACAACAGGAGGCGGAGAACAGCGAGGACCCTAAATACGTGGACCATGTCAACCAGGCAGCCTCTAATCTACGCGCAA CCATTGCCCCAATGGTACAAGGAGCCAAAGGAGTCTCCATGAATCCAGCAGACACAAACGCCCAGCAGAACTGGAGGAAAGCCAATCAAACT CTGATCGATGCTGTACGTGATGTGAGGGGAGCGGTTACCGTGGATGCTGGAGTTGACCAGTttcccccaccccctcccccagaCCTGTCCGAACTCAAAATATCAG ACAGTGAGCCTGAGCCCCCAGAGGAAACTCCCCCTGCAT ATGGTGGAGCTCCACCCAGACCTCCACTCCCCAATGACAATGCCACACCCCCCAGACCCCCACCCCCAGAGACGGACGATGAGGATGAGGCAGCCTTCCCAACCCCCCAGGCGAACCAGCCAATCATG ATGGCAGCCCATGCTCTCCACATGGAGGCCAAGCAGTGGTCCAGTAAGGACAATGACATCATTGCTGCTGCCAAAAAAATGGCCTTACTGATGGCCAAGCTCAGTCAGCTAGTCAG GATTCCGTTCGATTTCAAGGGCCTCAACTCAGTGCTGGGTCTGAAGGAATCGCCCATACTTGG AGGAGAGGGAGGAAGTAAGAAGGACCTTATCGCTACGGCTAAATCCATCGCAGAGTCCTCAGAGGAAGTGACACGACTGGCCAAGAAACTGGCCGCGGAATGTACGGACAAACAGATGAGGAAG AATCTCTTACAAGTGTGTGAGCGGATCCCAACCATTGGCACACAGCTGAAGATCCTGTCTACAGTCAAGGCCACCATGTTAGGAGCCCAGG AGCCTATACCAGCCCCAGACGGCAGCGAGATAGAGTGTG GTTCTAAAGAGGACCAGGAAGCGACGGAGATGTTGGTGGGAAATGCCCAGAACCTGATGCAGGCCGTCAAAGAGACGGTGCGAGCGGCAGAGGCAGCCTCCATCAAAATCCGCGTGGATTCTGGCTACACAATCCGCTGGCTCAGACGCAGACCCTGGTACACCTCGTGA